A single window of Granulicella mallensis MP5ACTX8 DNA harbors:
- a CDS encoding YihY/virulence factor BrkB family protein translates to MPTHRALRFGVLLRATFAASIEHDVLTLAQATAYSAMVTLFPGLIVAAAIVTLLPDTMPLRFQMALFFDRVLPSNVSPLLDAYFATTQKNQQTAQALLGSLLVSITGAANVMVTLMEGFRRAHNLPLPKASFWPRRIRALVLVPLSLVPMAAASALVVFGHLITHWLAGELPPGEHVLVYILAFTLRWAIALAGSVGIIAVIYHLGTDVSRHMRQHVEYWLALRMDWSWRASLPGAMVATLLWFVSTLIFGLYVTRFANYSRVYGSLGAAIALMFWLYIIALCVLAGAEFNAQLVAHRRNSDPEAAVDGLSN, encoded by the coding sequence ATGCCGACGCATCGGGCACTCCGGTTCGGGGTGCTGCTGCGCGCTACCTTTGCTGCGTCCATCGAACATGATGTGCTGACGCTCGCCCAGGCTACGGCCTATTCCGCGATGGTCACCTTGTTTCCAGGCCTGATTGTGGCGGCGGCCATCGTGACTCTTCTCCCGGATACCATGCCGTTGCGTTTCCAGATGGCGCTGTTCTTCGATCGTGTCCTGCCCTCGAATGTAAGTCCGTTGCTCGATGCCTACTTTGCGACCACGCAGAAAAATCAGCAGACGGCGCAGGCACTGCTCGGTTCGCTTCTGGTCAGTATCACCGGAGCGGCCAATGTCATGGTGACCCTGATGGAAGGCTTTCGCCGGGCGCACAATCTGCCGCTTCCGAAGGCGAGTTTCTGGCCCCGACGGATCCGTGCGTTGGTGCTGGTGCCCTTGTCCCTGGTGCCGATGGCCGCAGCCAGTGCGCTCGTGGTCTTCGGTCACCTGATCACGCATTGGCTGGCTGGAGAGCTCCCCCCTGGAGAGCATGTGCTGGTCTATATCCTGGCTTTCACCCTTCGCTGGGCGATCGCGCTGGCTGGCAGCGTTGGCATCATTGCCGTGATCTATCACCTGGGCACGGACGTGAGCCGGCATATGCGGCAGCACGTGGAGTACTGGCTTGCGCTGCGCATGGACTGGAGCTGGCGTGCGAGTCTTCCGGGGGCGATGGTGGCGACGCTGCTCTGGTTCGTCTCCACGCTTATCTTTGGCCTGTACGTCACGCGTTTCGCCAACTATTCGCGGGTCTATGGCTCGCTGGGGGCGGCTATCGCGCTGATGTTCTGGCTGTACATCATCGCTCTGTGCGTGCTGGCGGGCGCGGAGTTCAATGCGCAGCTCGTCGCGCATCGCAGAAATTCAGATCCCGAGGCCGCAGTTGACGGGCTTTCAAACTAG
- the pyk gene encoding pyruvate kinase produces MAVMNGGLGAGLGENMRRAKIVATLGPASSSEETFRQLVRAGLDVARLNFSHGSHEQKSELIAMVRKVAREENKPICILADLQGPKIRTGTLVDHKPVMLEAGKRLTITPEKIDGTAERVSTVFTTLAENLKPGDQVLLSDGLIELRVLELQGADVVTEIINGGMLGEKKGINLPGVAIKVSALTEKDEVDLEFALKAGADTIAVSFVQTADDVRYVKSRIAALGYDAWVIAKLEKPQAIDHLDSILEAADVIMVARGDLGVEVPPEKVPAIQKHIIRRAAEYRKPVITATQMLESMIDNPRPTRAEASDVANAIYDGTDAVMLSAESAAGKYPVESVAMMNKIVTETESQMHLEPQLAVLRHPRKALTVPETICECMAHSAQDLDLAAIAIFTESGNTARLLSKYRPDAPIYALSPDENVVHRAMLLWGTYPIQCERFIGTDKLVNMAEDILEARGFVKSKQVVGIVAGTATKTGATNFMRLHLVGDR; encoded by the coding sequence ATGGCTGTTATGAATGGTGGTTTAGGCGCAGGTTTGGGTGAAAACATGCGGCGCGCGAAGATTGTTGCGACATTGGGACCGGCTTCGAGTTCGGAAGAGACATTCCGCCAACTCGTGCGCGCAGGCCTGGACGTGGCACGGCTCAATTTTTCGCATGGATCGCACGAGCAGAAGAGCGAACTGATCGCGATGGTGCGCAAGGTCGCCCGCGAAGAGAACAAGCCCATCTGCATCCTCGCCGATCTGCAGGGCCCCAAGATCCGCACCGGAACGCTGGTGGACCACAAGCCGGTGATGCTCGAAGCGGGCAAGCGTCTGACCATTACGCCGGAGAAGATCGACGGCACCGCCGAGCGCGTGAGCACCGTCTTCACCACGCTGGCGGAAAACCTGAAGCCGGGCGATCAGGTGCTGCTCTCCGATGGCCTCATCGAGCTGCGCGTGCTCGAACTGCAGGGCGCGGATGTCGTGACCGAGATCATCAACGGCGGCATGCTGGGTGAGAAGAAGGGAATCAATCTTCCTGGCGTTGCGATCAAGGTTTCTGCTCTGACCGAGAAGGACGAAGTGGACCTGGAGTTTGCGCTCAAGGCAGGCGCCGATACCATCGCCGTCTCGTTTGTGCAGACCGCCGACGATGTGCGCTACGTCAAGAGCCGCATCGCGGCGCTGGGCTATGACGCGTGGGTTATCGCGAAGCTCGAAAAGCCGCAGGCCATCGACCACCTCGACAGCATTCTTGAGGCTGCCGACGTCATCATGGTGGCGCGTGGCGATCTCGGTGTCGAAGTCCCGCCTGAGAAGGTTCCGGCCATTCAGAAGCACATCATCCGCCGCGCGGCGGAGTATCGCAAGCCCGTGATCACGGCGACGCAGATGCTGGAGTCGATGATCGACAATCCGCGTCCGACGCGCGCCGAGGCCTCTGACGTGGCGAACGCCATCTACGACGGCACCGATGCCGTCATGCTCTCGGCCGAGAGCGCTGCCGGCAAGTACCCGGTGGAGTCGGTCGCGATGATGAACAAGATCGTCACCGAGACCGAGAGCCAGATGCACCTCGAGCCGCAGTTGGCGGTGCTGCGCCATCCGCGCAAGGCGCTCACCGTGCCTGAGACGATCTGTGAGTGTATGGCCCACTCCGCGCAGGACCTCGATCTGGCTGCTATCGCAATCTTTACCGAGAGCGGCAACACAGCGCGGCTACTCTCCAAGTACCGTCCCGACGCGCCCATCTATGCGCTTTCGCCGGACGAGAATGTTGTGCATCGCGCCATGCTTTTGTGGGGTACTTATCCGATCCAGTGCGAGCGCTTTATCGGTACCGACAAGCTCGTGAACATGGCCGAGGACATCCTCGAAGCCCGTGGCTTTGTGAAGTCGAAACAGGTGGTGGGCATCGTGGCTGGAACGGCGACGAAGACCGGTGCGACGAACTTCATGCGGCTGCACCTGGTGGGCGATCGGTAG
- a CDS encoding sugar O-acetyltransferase, which produces MPNDDRTRIIYRRTPESAAMLANVKRAMAITAKLNRLTFNDADEVRALFSELIGKKVDESFLLIPPFYTAGGDEIRVGRNVFVNQNCTFYDLGGLDIADDVMIGPNVSLITAGHPLEPSQRRAATIGKPIVIEKNVWIAAGATIIGGVTVGENSVVAAGSVVTRDVPPNTLVGGNPARVIRSIGE; this is translated from the coding sequence ATGCCGAATGACGATCGCACCAGGATCATTTACCGCAGGACGCCGGAATCGGCGGCCATGTTGGCAAACGTCAAACGAGCGATGGCGATTACCGCCAAACTTAATCGTTTGACGTTCAACGACGCGGACGAAGTTCGGGCCTTGTTCAGCGAACTGATCGGTAAAAAGGTAGACGAGAGCTTTTTACTGATCCCTCCTTTTTACACTGCCGGTGGCGACGAAATCCGCGTTGGCCGTAATGTCTTCGTCAATCAGAACTGCACCTTCTATGACCTTGGTGGCCTCGACATCGCGGATGACGTGATGATCGGGCCGAACGTGAGCCTCATCACGGCGGGCCATCCCCTTGAACCTTCGCAGCGACGCGCCGCCACCATAGGAAAGCCCATCGTGATTGAGAAGAACGTGTGGATCGCAGCCGGTGCGACCATCATCGGCGGCGTAACCGTAGGCGAGAACTCGGTCGTAGCGGCGGGTTCGGTCGTCACCAGGGACGTTCCCCCGAACACCCTTGTCGGAGGAAATCCGGCGAGAGTGATTCGTTCGATTGGTGAGTGA
- the mutL gene encoding DNA mismatch repair endonuclease MutL, translating to MGKIRVLSDQVANQIAAGEVVERPASVVKELLENSLDAGATRIRLEIEAGGRKLIRIVDNGHGMGRDDALLAFERHATSKLRSSDDLLSIATLGFRGEALPSIASVARVSLETRAVEDEVGTMLEIAGGNLLRVEDAGLPAGTTIAVRDLFFNTPARRKFLRSEQTELGHVAALVTHYALAHPDKHFELHSSTQSLLVAPAVANAGERLYQIFGRETFESLIPVAAELDFSRAGLPEPPPWKRGEDYEAPEPGFIRLTGFVSKPELQKLNRNSIYVFVNGRLIRDRLILHAFTEAYRNIIPPTSYPVVLLFLEMPPQEVDVNVHPAKTEVRFRQGSFVHDFVRDAVRTAQMNARPAASFFAALNSAPSLASSLLVDVSPLPGVDPAVFAPNGGLQALVAGSESFIEPQDTASFDLLAPVVPASPGRLSFEGSGMSVGYDEPAQSGIVEGAGGTSEHQPTLNSLATLKPLGQLRDSFILATNEEGLWIVDQHVAHERILFEKILRERKVEQVQRQRLLMPVLVELLPEQMVTFAAIAEELERNGFEAEPFGPRTLAVKATPVGLEGRELERMLEEVLAVTEREQQVENEEARRTRIAASIACHAAIKINMPLEPAKIDWLLTELGKTEHPTSCPHGRPIALRYSLKDIQRAFQRI from the coding sequence ATGGGAAAGATTCGCGTACTTTCGGACCAGGTAGCGAACCAAATTGCTGCTGGTGAAGTCGTCGAACGACCCGCATCCGTAGTCAAAGAGCTGCTCGAAAACTCACTCGACGCCGGAGCCACGCGCATTCGCCTCGAGATCGAGGCCGGTGGACGCAAGCTCATTCGCATCGTCGACAACGGACACGGCATGGGCCGTGACGACGCCTTGCTCGCCTTCGAGCGGCATGCGACCTCCAAGCTCCGCTCGTCGGACGATCTGCTCTCCATCGCCACCCTCGGGTTTCGCGGCGAGGCGCTGCCGTCCATCGCGTCGGTCGCGCGGGTAAGCCTTGAGACTCGCGCTGTCGAAGACGAAGTTGGCACAATGCTGGAGATTGCCGGCGGCAACCTGCTGCGCGTCGAAGACGCCGGCCTGCCTGCGGGAACAACCATCGCCGTGCGCGACCTGTTCTTCAATACGCCTGCGCGGCGCAAGTTTCTGCGCAGTGAGCAGACGGAGCTAGGCCACGTCGCCGCATTGGTGACGCACTACGCGCTGGCGCATCCCGACAAACACTTTGAGCTGCACTCCTCAACGCAGTCGCTGCTCGTCGCCCCGGCCGTCGCCAACGCCGGAGAGCGGCTGTATCAGATCTTTGGCCGCGAGACCTTTGAGAGCCTCATCCCTGTCGCAGCAGAGCTCGATTTCTCGCGTGCGGGCCTGCCCGAGCCGCCGCCCTGGAAGCGTGGGGAAGACTACGAGGCTCCTGAACCCGGCTTCATCCGCCTGACCGGCTTCGTCTCCAAGCCGGAGCTGCAGAAGCTCAATCGCAACTCGATCTACGTCTTCGTCAACGGACGCCTGATTCGCGACCGCCTCATCCTGCACGCGTTTACCGAGGCCTATCGCAATATCATTCCGCCCACGTCGTACCCGGTGGTCCTGCTCTTCCTGGAGATGCCGCCCCAAGAGGTCGACGTGAATGTGCATCCTGCCAAGACCGAGGTGCGTTTCCGCCAGGGCAGCTTTGTGCATGACTTCGTGCGCGATGCGGTGCGCACGGCGCAGATGAACGCCCGCCCAGCCGCGAGCTTCTTTGCCGCGCTGAACTCGGCTCCCTCGCTGGCCTCGTCGCTGCTGGTGGATGTCAGCCCACTGCCGGGTGTCGACCCCGCGGTCTTTGCGCCGAATGGAGGGCTGCAGGCTCTCGTTGCCGGAAGTGAGTCCTTTATCGAACCCCAGGACACTGCTTCCTTCGATCTGCTGGCCCCTGTGGTCCCCGCGTCGCCGGGCCGTTTGAGCTTTGAAGGCTCGGGAATGTCGGTGGGCTACGATGAGCCCGCACAGAGCGGCATCGTAGAGGGTGCAGGTGGAACTTCTGAACATCAACCGACCCTGAACTCGCTGGCCACGCTCAAGCCGCTTGGCCAGCTTCGCGACTCGTTCATTCTCGCGACCAACGAAGAAGGCCTCTGGATCGTCGACCAGCATGTGGCGCATGAGCGCATCCTGTTTGAGAAGATCCTTCGCGAGCGCAAGGTCGAGCAGGTACAGCGGCAGCGCCTGTTGATGCCGGTCCTGGTCGAGCTTCTGCCGGAGCAGATGGTCACTTTTGCAGCGATTGCCGAGGAACTGGAGCGTAATGGCTTTGAGGCTGAGCCTTTCGGGCCGCGCACCCTGGCGGTAAAGGCCACGCCCGTAGGCCTGGAGGGCCGGGAGCTGGAGCGGATGCTCGAAGAGGTTCTTGCCGTAACCGAGCGCGAGCAGCAGGTCGAAAACGAGGAGGCCAGGCGGACGCGTATCGCCGCTTCCATCGCCTGTCACGCGGCAATTAAGATTAATATGCCTCTGGAACCGGCAAAAATCGACTGGCTGCTCACAGAACTTGGAAAAACTGAGCATCCGACGAGCTGTCCGCATGGCCGACCCATCGCATTGCGGTATTCTTTAAAAGACATTCAGCGGGCGTTCCAGCGTATCTAG
- the cmk gene encoding (d)CMP kinase, with protein MSESPTPKRERPVIAIDGPAGAGKSTMAAHLARRFGFLNLETGAMYRALAFKAIDNDLGFEDEDALVALADETRIVLEPQLEGNRVFLDGVDVSRRVREADVTAAASKVSVHPRLRAWMVDQQRLMGQKGGVVMEGRDIGTVVFPDAEVKIFLDAAPEVRGNRRYRQSGPVQTKFTEQSSTTEEAMVRELKERDERDRNRAESPLRPAEDAIILDSTSMTLDEVLAAAEAIVRSHVAEPQLH; from the coding sequence ATGAGCGAAAGTCCCACCCCGAAGCGCGAGCGTCCAGTGATCGCGATTGACGGACCCGCCGGTGCGGGGAAGAGCACGATGGCGGCGCATCTCGCGCGCCGCTTCGGGTTTCTCAACCTCGAGACCGGGGCCATGTACCGCGCCCTCGCCTTCAAAGCCATCGATAACGATCTTGGCTTTGAGGACGAGGACGCTCTGGTTGCGTTGGCTGACGAGACGCGTATCGTGCTTGAACCGCAGTTGGAAGGCAACCGCGTCTTCCTGGACGGCGTCGATGTGTCGCGGCGTGTACGCGAGGCCGATGTGACGGCTGCGGCCTCTAAGGTCTCTGTGCATCCGCGGCTACGGGCCTGGATGGTCGATCAGCAACGCCTGATGGGGCAGAAGGGTGGGGTTGTGATGGAAGGCCGGGACATCGGCACAGTCGTCTTTCCCGATGCCGAGGTCAAGATCTTCCTTGACGCCGCTCCCGAGGTTCGCGGCAACCGCCGCTACCGGCAGAGCGGCCCCGTCCAGACGAAGTTCACGGAACAATCCTCGACCACCGAGGAAGCCATGGTTCGTGAGCTGAAAGAACGCGACGAGCGGGATCGCAACCGGGCTGAATCGCCTTTAAGGCCGGCTGAGGACGCGATTATCCTCGATTCGACCTCAATGACGCTGGACGAGGTGCTCGCGGCGGCTGAAGCGATCGTTCGATCGCATGTTGCAGAGCCTCAGTTGCACTAA
- a CDS encoding cold-shock protein, with the protein MEQGTVKWFNDAKGFGFISRQNGEDVFVHYSAINSNGFKSLQEGQAVQFNVVKGPKGWQASDVQPL; encoded by the coding sequence ATGGAACAGGGAACAGTGAAGTGGTTTAACGACGCCAAGGGTTTCGGCTTTATCAGCCGGCAGAACGGTGAGGATGTGTTCGTGCATTACTCGGCCATCAACTCCAACGGCTTTAAAAGCCTGCAAGAAGGTCAAGCGGTTCAATTCAACGTAGTTAAGGGGCCGAAGGGCTGGCAGGCATCCGACGTACAGCCTCTCTAA
- a CDS encoding 3-oxoacyl-ACP reductase family protein, whose amino-acid sequence MNLGSGVLSGKVTLVTGGSRGIGAGIVRRLAKEGAAVAFTYSASHEKAEQLVQVVEAAGGKALAIQADSADATAVQGAIEQTVKAFGRLDVFVNNAGILLRGTIDQFSLEDLDRMLAVNVRSVFVGIQAAARHMTEGGRIVTVGSVVAQRTAFPGASVYGMTKSAVAGLVRGVAIDLALRGITVNNIQPGPTATDMNPADGPHVDIIRNLLPIKRFGTDDEVASLVAYLAGPEAGFITGASLTIDGGYLA is encoded by the coding sequence ATGAATCTTGGTTCCGGAGTGCTTTCGGGCAAAGTGACCTTGGTTACGGGTGGTTCGCGCGGTATTGGGGCGGGGATCGTGAGACGTCTGGCCAAAGAGGGGGCGGCTGTTGCGTTCACTTATTCGGCTTCGCACGAGAAGGCAGAGCAGTTGGTGCAGGTTGTCGAAGCGGCAGGAGGAAAAGCCCTGGCGATTCAGGCTGATAGTGCGGATGCTACTGCGGTACAAGGTGCGATTGAGCAGACGGTGAAGGCCTTCGGCAGGCTCGATGTCTTTGTAAACAATGCGGGTATCCTGCTGCGGGGCACGATCGACCAGTTTTCACTTGAAGATCTGGACCGGATGCTTGCGGTCAATGTGCGTTCCGTCTTTGTAGGCATCCAGGCGGCGGCACGTCACATGACTGAGGGCGGCCGCATTGTGACCGTTGGAAGCGTCGTCGCTCAGAGAACAGCTTTCCCAGGTGCCAGTGTCTATGGAATGACCAAGTCGGCTGTCGCGGGACTGGTGCGCGGAGTCGCCATTGATCTTGCCTTGCGTGGCATTACCGTCAACAACATACAGCCGGGGCCGACGGCGACGGATATGAATCCAGCGGATGGGCCGCATGTCGATATCATCAGGAATCTGCTGCCGATCAAGCGGTTTGGTACTGACGATGAGGTCGCCAGCCTAGTCGCCTATCTGGCTGGCCCGGAAGCAGGCTTTATTACGGGAGCAAGCCTGACGATCGATGGTGGCTATCTGGCGTGA
- a CDS encoding TetR/AcrR family transcriptional regulator produces the protein MARPKEFDRDEALQKAIGVFCEKGYAAASTDELMRAMKISRQSMYDTYGDKRELYLEAFRRYVADSVSEQIGYLEQTSSPLAGIEKMLLAFAIRAEREGVVGCMGINAICEFGRSDAAVSSLGDLESDRLNAALRKALRRAKVEKEISETMKEEAAARFLSATLAGMKVAAKAGAERQALESIAHFALRGLTSPERTEDDL, from the coding sequence ATGGCCAGACCGAAAGAGTTCGACCGCGACGAAGCGCTGCAAAAGGCGATTGGAGTTTTTTGCGAGAAAGGCTATGCCGCAGCTTCTACCGATGAACTGATGCGGGCGATGAAGATCAGTCGCCAGAGCATGTATGACACGTATGGAGATAAGCGGGAGCTTTATCTGGAGGCATTCCGGCGCTATGTTGCCGACAGTGTCAGCGAGCAGATCGGTTATCTGGAGCAGACTTCGTCCCCGCTCGCGGGAATCGAGAAGATGCTTCTTGCCTTCGCTATCAGGGCGGAGCGAGAGGGAGTCGTCGGCTGCATGGGTATCAATGCGATCTGCGAGTTCGGCCGATCTGATGCAGCGGTTAGCTCGCTGGGAGATCTGGAAAGCGATCGATTGAATGCTGCGCTGCGGAAGGCGCTTCGCCGGGCGAAGGTTGAAAAAGAGATCAGTGAGACGATGAAAGAAGAGGCCGCCGCACGGTTTCTGAGCGCGACGCTTGCGGGGATGAAGGTGGCTGCGAAGGCTGGTGCAGAGAGGCAGGCTCTTGAGAGCATTGCCCATTTCGCCTTGCGTGGATTGACGAGCCCTGAGAGGACAGAGGATGACTTATAG
- a CDS encoding MFS transporter: protein MGQTGQVDSTDIAPPEQNPLRKSAGAFAPLQIPLFRDRWIASTVSSVGTWMQDTAGTWLMTVLTTSPLLIALMQTAASLPVLFLGLLAGATADIYERRRLLIFWQCWMLGSVAILAVLTFFGVVSPVMLLLLTFMLNIGSAMNNPAWQAIVPELVPREDIPSAVTLNAASNNIARAVGPALGGLMIAAFMSPHKGAGWVFALNSASFAGVIWILWRWKRTPLFKSALPAERMAGSVRSGLRYLRYAPSLQGPLIRAFTFTFFVSAVWSLLALVAKQDLHHGAMGYGILNGSLGVGAVMGATSLARIRRHIDADKLLAITSVYYVVTLLLLAFVHVPAVAILTLLGAGFAWTTTMSTLNVSVQLSVPGWVYARALGTYLMTFQGGMALGSVVWGVIAQRSSTKAALICSAVGMALSIPFMSRIHILKGELPDLTPYKWKRPLPTLATMPDPDDGPVRISIDYRIPLENYAVFSRVIHSLEAVRLRGGAVRWGIYRDAADPEHLNETFVMESWLDYLRSRERMTAADHLIREQVYALHRGDGTPTVSHQIWAREVAEHAEGSAS, encoded by the coding sequence GTGGGTCAAACGGGACAGGTAGATTCAACCGATATCGCGCCTCCGGAGCAGAATCCGCTGCGCAAGAGCGCTGGCGCTTTCGCTCCACTGCAAATCCCTCTCTTTCGCGATCGTTGGATCGCGTCTACCGTATCGAGCGTTGGCACGTGGATGCAGGACACCGCCGGCACGTGGCTGATGACGGTACTGACGACCTCGCCGCTGCTGATCGCTCTGATGCAGACGGCGGCGAGCCTGCCGGTGCTGTTTCTTGGCCTGCTTGCGGGAGCGACCGCGGATATCTATGAACGGCGTCGGCTGCTGATCTTCTGGCAGTGTTGGATGCTGGGCAGCGTCGCGATTCTTGCGGTGCTGACCTTCTTCGGTGTGGTTTCGCCAGTCATGCTGCTGTTGCTTACCTTCATGCTCAACATCGGTTCGGCGATGAACAATCCTGCGTGGCAGGCGATTGTGCCAGAGCTGGTGCCGCGTGAAGATATTCCCAGCGCCGTTACGCTGAATGCCGCGAGCAACAATATTGCACGCGCGGTGGGGCCTGCGCTCGGCGGTCTGATGATCGCGGCGTTCATGAGTCCTCACAAAGGCGCGGGCTGGGTCTTTGCGCTGAACTCCGCATCGTTTGCCGGGGTGATCTGGATTCTGTGGCGATGGAAGCGCACGCCGCTCTTCAAGAGCGCGCTGCCTGCGGAACGCATGGCTGGCTCAGTGCGGTCGGGGCTGCGCTATCTGCGTTATGCGCCGAGCTTGCAAGGGCCGCTGATTCGTGCGTTTACGTTCACCTTCTTTGTCAGCGCGGTGTGGTCGTTGCTGGCGCTGGTGGCCAAGCAGGATTTGCATCACGGTGCGATGGGCTATGGCATTCTGAACGGCTCTCTTGGGGTAGGGGCGGTCATGGGAGCTACATCGCTGGCGAGGATTCGTCGTCATATCGACGCAGACAAGCTGCTGGCGATTACTTCGGTCTACTATGTCGTGACGCTGCTGTTGTTGGCCTTTGTTCATGTTCCCGCTGTGGCCATCCTCACGCTGCTTGGCGCGGGTTTTGCGTGGACGACGACGATGTCCACGCTGAATGTGTCGGTGCAGCTCTCGGTGCCGGGATGGGTCTACGCTCGCGCGCTGGGCACATACCTGATGACGTTCCAAGGAGGAATGGCACTGGGCAGCGTGGTTTGGGGCGTTATTGCGCAGCGCAGTTCGACGAAGGCGGCGTTGATTTGTTCGGCGGTTGGTATGGCTCTGTCGATTCCGTTCATGTCCCGCATCCACATTCTGAAGGGCGAGCTGCCGGACCTGACGCCGTACAAGTGGAAGCGTCCCTTACCGACTCTGGCGACGATGCCCGATCCCGATGACGGCCCGGTGCGCATCTCGATCGACTACCGCATTCCGCTGGAGAATTATGCGGTGTTCTCTCGGGTCATTCACTCGCTTGAAGCGGTGCGCCTGCGTGGCGGTGCGGTGCGCTGGGGGATCTACCGCGATGCGGCAGATCCTGAACATCTGAACGAGACCTTCGTGATGGAGAGTTGGCTGGACTATTTGCGTTCACGTGAGCGCATGACGGCGGCAGACCACCTGATTCGCGAACAGGTGTATGCGCTGCATCGCGGCGATGGAACGCCTACGGTCTCGCACCAGATATGGGCGAGGGAAGTGGCGGAGCATGCCGAGGGATCGGCGTCGTAA
- a CDS encoding HigA family addiction module antitoxin, translating to MPQPFAIHPGDILLTEFMEPLGLTAYRLAKDLHVSVPRMNDVVRGKRSISADTALRLGIYFGLPAQFWLNLQNDYDLRLAKSNALAKVQPRLAA from the coding sequence ATGCCCCAGCCATTCGCAATCCATCCTGGAGACATCCTGCTGACCGAGTTCATGGAACCACTCGGTCTCACGGCATACCGTCTCGCAAAGGACCTGCATGTCTCTGTTCCCCGCATGAACGACGTAGTGCGAGGCAAGCGTTCCATTTCAGCCGATACTGCACTTCGGCTCGGCATCTACTTCGGACTACCGGCACAGTTCTGGCTGAATCTCCAGAACGACTATGACCTCCGCCTTGCTAAGAGTAACGCGTTAGCAAAAGTACAACCGCGGCTTGCGGCCTAG
- a CDS encoding type II toxin-antitoxin system RelE/ParE family toxin: MTIVTHRIIIEFVIVSFRDADTALLWDTGKSRRIPANIHISAWKKLAILNAALELENLTVPPGNRLEALKGDRKGQHSIRVNDQYRVCFIWHDKNAHDVEIVDYH, translated from the coding sequence TTGACGATAGTAACGCATCGCATTATTATCGAATTCGTGATTGTGAGCTTCCGAGATGCCGATACGGCGTTGCTGTGGGACACAGGCAAAAGCCGCCGTATTCCTGCAAACATCCACATATCGGCATGGAAGAAACTCGCAATTCTCAATGCCGCTCTCGAACTGGAAAACCTGACAGTTCCACCAGGCAACAGGCTTGAGGCATTGAAAGGTGATCGTAAAGGTCAACATAGTATCCGGGTGAACGATCAATATCGTGTGTGTTTCATCTGGCACGATAAGAACGCGCACGATGTAGAGATCGTGGACTACCACTGA